In one Trichlorobacter lovleyi SZ genomic region, the following are encoded:
- the nifS gene encoding cysteine desulfurase NifS codes for MKEIYLDNNATTKVDEAVFEEMKPYFCELYGNPSSMHYFGGQVQSKVTEARKRVADLLGASPGEIIFTACGTESDNTAIRSALEVLPDRRHIITSRVEHPAVLTQCRNLTAKGYRVTEIGVDGAGRLDMDEYRKAIDDDTAIVSFMWANNETGVIFPVEEAAAIAKKNGAQFHTDAVQAVGKIPINMAESKIDMLSLSGHKLHAPKGIGALYVRKGTPFRPLMVGGHQEKSRRAGTENAAAIIALGKACQLAGEFMEAENTTVKAKCERLENALMAAVPHARINGGGAERLPNTTSIAFEFVEGEAILLLLSELGICASSGSACTSGSLEPSHVLRAMGVPFTCAHGSIRFSLSRYTTDAEIDAVIKEMPPIIARLRQMSPFGREFLK; via the coding sequence ATGAAAGAGATCTATCTGGACAATAACGCCACCACCAAGGTGGATGAAGCGGTCTTTGAGGAGATGAAGCCGTACTTCTGCGAGCTGTATGGTAACCCCAGCTCCATGCACTACTTCGGCGGACAGGTGCAGAGCAAGGTGACCGAGGCTCGTAAACGTGTGGCTGACCTGCTGGGGGCCTCGCCGGGGGAGATCATCTTTACCGCCTGCGGCACCGAGAGTGATAATACCGCGATCCGTTCTGCCCTTGAGGTGCTGCCGGACCGTCGTCATATCATCACCAGCCGGGTCGAACATCCGGCTGTGCTGACCCAATGCCGCAACCTGACTGCCAAAGGCTACCGGGTTACCGAGATCGGGGTGGATGGCGCAGGCCGTCTGGACATGGATGAATACAGGAAGGCGATTGACGACGATACCGCGATTGTTTCCTTTATGTGGGCCAACAACGAGACCGGTGTCATCTTTCCGGTTGAAGAGGCGGCTGCCATTGCCAAGAAAAACGGCGCCCAGTTTCACACCGATGCAGTCCAGGCAGTGGGTAAGATCCCGATCAACATGGCTGAGTCAAAGATTGACATGCTCTCCCTGTCCGGACACAAACTGCATGCTCCCAAGGGGATCGGGGCACTGTATGTCCGTAAAGGCACACCGTTTCGCCCGTTGATGGTTGGCGGCCACCAGGAAAAAAGCCGCCGTGCCGGTACCGAGAACGCCGCTGCCATCATTGCGCTGGGTAAGGCCTGCCAGCTGGCCGGTGAGTTTATGGAGGCGGAGAACACGACGGTCAAGGCCAAGTGTGAACGTCTGGAAAACGCGCTGATGGCTGCCGTTCCCCATGCCCGTATTAACGGCGGCGGTGCAGAGCGTCTACCGAATACCACGTCGATCGCCTTTGAATTTGTGGAAGGTGAGGCGATTCTGCTGCTCCTGTCAGAGTTGGGAATTTGCGCCTCTTCCGGCAGCGCCTGTACCTCCGGTTCTCTGGAGCCGTCCCACGTGCTGCGCGCCATGGGAGTGCCATTTACCTGCGCTCACGGTTCAATCCGCTTTTCGCTTTCACGCTACACCACCGATGCCGAGATTGATGCTGTTATTAAAGAGATGCCGCCGATTATTGCCCGTCTGCGGCAGATGTCTCCATTTGGACGGGAGTTTCTCAAGTAG
- the sucB gene encoding dihydrolipoyllysine-residue succinyltransferase, translated as MEIRIPTAGESVVEALLAKWHKPDGSMVLKDDAICEIETDKITMDIYAEVSGRLVIHVQAGTTLPVGTVVGRILEADPQAEDQLAVTATGAAGSADAPTSPAVRQALRQQGRTAAQLAGSGPGGRILMNDLKRTDTPEPPAPALPAALHAMLVKSEETPVYRASGCWKPARPAGDQNTEKATEAGPDPQAAPGEERIRISPLRKRISERLLQARHQTATLTTFNEVDMGALQALRTNYKLAGQPVGLLPFFVRATIEALQAYPAVNARIDGDEIVYYHVQHLGIAVSSEKGLMVPVLRDAGQLGLWEINEGIAGLVQKIRANQLAIADLEGGTFTISNGGTYGSMLSTPLINPPQSGVLGMHAIQHRPVARNGQVVIRPMMYLALSYDHRLIDGREAVGFLKLIKERLENTGWLAGLN; from the coding sequence ATGGAGATCCGTATCCCGACAGCAGGTGAGTCTGTGGTTGAGGCGCTGCTGGCCAAATGGCACAAGCCGGATGGTAGCATGGTTTTGAAGGATGATGCGATTTGTGAGATTGAGACCGATAAGATTACCATGGATATCTATGCAGAGGTTTCCGGCCGCCTGGTAATTCACGTTCAGGCTGGTACAACCCTGCCGGTGGGCACCGTGGTTGGCCGGATTCTCGAAGCAGATCCGCAGGCAGAGGATCAACTGGCTGTTACAGCAACAGGGGCGGCTGGATCAGCGGATGCACCAACCTCTCCGGCAGTGCGGCAGGCGTTACGGCAACAAGGTCGAACTGCCGCGCAACTGGCAGGTAGCGGCCCTGGCGGCCGGATACTGATGAACGATCTGAAACGGACGGATACACCGGAACCTCCAGCGCCAGCGCTTCCGGCTGCTCTGCACGCGATGCTGGTTAAGTCTGAGGAAACACCGGTGTATCGGGCTTCAGGCTGCTGGAAACCTGCTCGACCGGCCGGAGATCAAAACACTGAAAAAGCCACAGAAGCCGGGCCTGATCCACAGGCTGCGCCAGGTGAAGAGCGGATACGGATCTCCCCGCTACGCAAGCGGATCTCTGAGCGGCTGCTGCAGGCTCGTCACCAGACCGCCACGTTGACCACCTTTAACGAGGTTGATATGGGGGCATTGCAGGCCTTGCGCACAAATTATAAGCTGGCCGGTCAGCCGGTCGGCTTGCTGCCGTTCTTTGTCAGGGCTACGATTGAGGCATTACAGGCTTATCCGGCAGTTAATGCGCGGATTGATGGTGATGAGATTGTGTATTACCATGTTCAGCATCTGGGTATTGCTGTCTCCTCTGAAAAAGGGCTGATGGTGCCGGTGCTGCGCGATGCAGGTCAGCTGGGCTTGTGGGAGATTAATGAGGGCATAGCGGGTCTTGTGCAGAAGATCAGAGCCAACCAGCTGGCCATTGCCGACCTGGAAGGTGGAACCTTTACCATCAGCAATGGCGGCACCTATGGTTCCATGCTCTCGACCCCCCTTATTAATCCACCCCAGAGTGGTGTGTTGGGAATGCACGCCATCCAGCACCGGCCGGTGGCACGGAATGGTCAGGTGGTGATACGTCCGATGATGTATCTGGCCTTGTCCTATGACCATCGCCTGATTGATGGCAGGGAGGCGGTCGGGTTTCTTAAGCTGATCAAGGAGCGGTTGGAGAACACTGGCTGGTTGGCTGGACTAAACTGA
- the nifU gene encoding Fe-S cluster assembly protein NifU, translating into MWDYTPKVKDHFLNPRNVGDIADADAVGEVGSLACGDALKLYLKLDENKEKIVDAKFQTFGCASAIASSSALTEMVKGKTLDEALAVSNQDIAEFLGGLPEEKMHCSVMGQEALEVAIFKYRGLEVPDHDAEHDHGHAYPDYEGTLVCKCFGITDTFLKKVIADNHLTTSEQVTNFTKAGGACGSCIPKIKELIAEVLGQAKEAAAKPKLSNLKKMQLVQEVLERDIRPMLRADGGDLELIDIDGDHVQIAFRKACAGCASSGNTAKFVEMKLRELVYEGLHVQEVSA; encoded by the coding sequence ATGTGGGATTACACACCAAAAGTAAAAGATCATTTCTTGAACCCCCGCAATGTGGGAGATATAGCTGATGCTGATGCTGTGGGCGAAGTAGGCAGTCTGGCCTGTGGTGATGCCTTGAAGCTGTATCTGAAGCTGGATGAGAACAAGGAGAAGATTGTTGACGCAAAATTTCAGACCTTTGGCTGTGCCAGTGCCATTGCTTCTTCCTCGGCCCTGACCGAGATGGTGAAAGGCAAGACCCTGGATGAGGCGTTGGCGGTCAGCAATCAGGATATTGCCGAATTTTTGGGCGGCCTGCCTGAGGAGAAGATGCATTGCTCGGTGATGGGGCAGGAAGCGCTTGAGGTCGCCATCTTCAAATACCGCGGCCTTGAAGTGCCTGATCATGATGCCGAGCATGACCATGGTCATGCCTATCCCGACTACGAGGGGACACTGGTCTGCAAATGCTTTGGTATCACTGATACCTTCCTGAAGAAGGTGATTGCCGACAACCACCTGACCACCTCGGAACAGGTCACCAACTTCACCAAGGCCGGCGGGGCCTGCGGTAGCTGTATCCCCAAGATCAAGGAGCTGATTGCCGAGGTGTTGGGGCAGGCCAAAGAGGCCGCTGCCAAGCCCAAACTCTCCAACCTGAAGAAGATGCAACTGGTGCAGGAAGTGCTGGAGCGGGATATCCGTCCCATGTTGCGTGCTGATGGCGGTGACCTCGAGCTGATTGATATTGATGGTGACCATGTCCAGATCGCCTTCCGCAAGGCCTGTGCCGGTTGTGCCTCCTCAGGCAATACCGCCAAGTTTGTGGAGATGAAGCTGCGTGAACTGGTCTATGAAGGGTTGCATGTGCAGGAGGTCTCGGCATGA
- a CDS encoding caspase family protein, with protein sequence MNRLLILLICFCAALPRIPVHAGQPPLTPTIRIQTDLHSAKIMDASASGDGALLATASADKTVKLWETASGRLLRTIRPPIAAGSEGMLHAVALSPDGRLVAAAGWTGVSWDGSYSVYLFDTSSGEMRQRLTGFPKPLKRLAFSPDGKKLAVGLHSSGGVYLVRVSDGKRLMFDASLNGTCFGLVFDQKGGLLAGSDQGQLCRYTPDGARVYVVQTEERTKLLSMALSPDSRYLALVYGDGHQVELRTAADGRFESVLQRPGGRFFSVAWSRDGKQILAAGNLKAEDGRKLLVTWSAEQRRPQELVLLPSKSGITQLLPLQNGALAVVSRLTGFGLLTPEGSTTVLSATEAGRGKKPGLRNLAVLERQPAYFHLLATADFQKNHDLFRITADAASVLFSYERNGQAPARFDLKKRRLVAVSPSMENLMPHRFTAEGLDVQHWQGGAQPLLNRVPLTGFIPLERSQSLAIRHDDKGFVLGTSHFIRAYSAKGALLWKSRTPFTVWDVALSADDSMLVAALDDGSIRWFRMLDGKERFALFPHPDRKRWILWTPDGFFDHGDGSENLIGFQMNRGAEQAAVMVGAERMFDLLYRPDLLDRAIAGEDLSPYLQRLQIRADGRMALAVPDSHMVPVAAQKKQTDQGTRTGGQQDAQERQVRPAQEQAAAEQKGLLAAETARTGMQQGDAGQLPQQQAEPLDETEQETELPPTVETEAEQAEPKTALASLVTAATMPPKVRFLTASGVTGLRDMRLQAELCDAGGGLGDVTLYLNKMPIVFEQSHRGLVALEKGRKGDCISFERVVTLTAGENQIELMAFNRANSIESERSRIVVRYNAPEPAKPRLHLLTIAINSYQERTLGLKYSVNDADNVAKLVAEKAQKLFAGVAVYRLSDQQVTRQGLEQVFAEISVKVERGDVFVLFLAGHGLTDELDGMYYFLPADFRLNNGVSLARQGISMHDFKQYISSIKATRSLFLIDTCSSGAFSEGMAGQTTAEHAALNKLARSVGRATLAASSRDQVALEGHQGHGVFSYTLLQGLQGAAANKSGRITITNLALFVEETLPELTMKKWGYEQMPQKALIGSDFPIGIK encoded by the coding sequence ATGAACCGCCTGCTTATTCTGCTGATATGCTTCTGTGCCGCGCTGCCCCGGATACCGGTCCATGCAGGACAGCCTCCGCTTACGCCAACCATCAGGATTCAGACTGATCTGCACAGCGCCAAAATTATGGACGCATCTGCCAGTGGTGATGGCGCCCTGCTGGCCACCGCCTCGGCTGACAAGACGGTAAAACTCTGGGAAACTGCCAGCGGCAGATTGCTCAGGACCATCAGGCCGCCAATTGCAGCAGGGAGCGAGGGAATGCTGCATGCCGTTGCCCTTAGCCCCGATGGCAGGCTGGTTGCTGCTGCCGGCTGGACCGGAGTAAGCTGGGACGGCAGTTACTCGGTCTATCTGTTTGATACCTCCAGTGGCGAGATGCGTCAGCGGCTAACCGGTTTTCCCAAACCGCTCAAGCGACTTGCGTTCTCGCCGGACGGCAAAAAACTGGCAGTCGGTCTGCATAGCTCAGGCGGTGTCTATCTGGTCAGGGTGTCAGACGGTAAGCGGCTGATGTTTGATGCATCCCTTAACGGCACCTGTTTTGGTCTGGTTTTTGACCAAAAGGGGGGGCTGCTGGCCGGTAGCGACCAGGGGCAGCTCTGCCGCTATACTCCAGATGGTGCACGGGTGTATGTCGTGCAGACCGAGGAACGGACTAAACTACTCTCCATGGCTCTTTCACCTGATAGCAGGTATCTGGCCTTGGTTTACGGCGATGGTCATCAAGTTGAACTGCGTACAGCGGCAGACGGCAGGTTTGAGAGCGTACTGCAACGTCCCGGTGGACGTTTCTTCAGTGTGGCCTGGTCCCGTGACGGCAAACAGATTCTGGCTGCCGGCAACCTCAAGGCCGAGGATGGGCGCAAGCTGCTGGTAACCTGGTCCGCTGAACAGCGTCGCCCTCAGGAGTTGGTGCTGTTGCCGAGCAAGAGCGGCATTACCCAACTACTTCCGTTGCAGAATGGAGCACTGGCCGTTGTCTCCCGCTTGACCGGTTTCGGGCTGCTGACTCCTGAGGGCAGTACCACGGTTCTGTCTGCAACAGAGGCGGGACGGGGGAAAAAGCCGGGACTGCGTAATCTTGCAGTATTGGAACGCCAGCCGGCTTATTTTCATCTTCTGGCAACGGCGGATTTTCAGAAGAACCATGACCTGTTCCGGATTACGGCCGATGCGGCTTCCGTGCTGTTCAGCTACGAACGCAACGGTCAGGCACCAGCCAGGTTTGACCTGAAAAAGAGGCGTCTGGTGGCAGTAAGCCCTTCGATGGAAAACCTGATGCCTCACCGCTTTACTGCGGAGGGGCTTGATGTCCAGCACTGGCAGGGAGGGGCTCAGCCGTTACTGAATCGTGTCCCCCTGACTGGTTTCATACCTCTTGAACGTAGCCAGAGTCTGGCAATCCGTCATGACGACAAAGGGTTTGTTCTGGGTACCAGTCACTTCATCCGCGCCTATTCTGCCAAGGGAGCACTCCTTTGGAAGAGCAGGACGCCGTTTACGGTCTGGGACGTTGCCTTGTCGGCCGATGACAGTATGTTGGTTGCGGCACTGGATGATGGCAGTATCCGTTGGTTTCGCATGCTGGACGGCAAAGAACGTTTTGCCCTATTTCCGCATCCGGACAGAAAACGCTGGATTCTCTGGACCCCGGACGGTTTTTTTGATCATGGCGATGGTTCGGAGAACTTGATCGGCTTCCAGATGAACCGTGGCGCTGAGCAGGCTGCGGTCATGGTCGGCGCAGAGCGTATGTTTGATCTGCTGTATCGGCCTGATCTGCTGGACAGGGCAATTGCCGGTGAAGACCTTAGCCCGTACCTGCAACGCTTGCAGATACGGGCCGACGGCCGGATGGCCCTGGCTGTGCCTGACAGTCACATGGTGCCGGTCGCGGCCCAGAAAAAACAGACAGATCAGGGAACGCGGACCGGGGGACAGCAGGACGCTCAGGAACGGCAAGTCAGGCCGGCTCAGGAGCAGGCGGCTGCAGAGCAGAAGGGGCTCTTGGCTGCTGAAACGGCACGTACCGGCATGCAACAGGGGGATGCCGGGCAACTGCCGCAACAACAGGCAGAACCGCTTGACGAAACGGAGCAGGAAACTGAACTGCCGCCGACTGTGGAGACCGAAGCGGAGCAGGCCGAACCGAAGACGGCGTTGGCCAGTCTGGTCACGGCGGCAACAATGCCGCCCAAGGTAAGGTTTTTAACGGCATCAGGCGTAACCGGCCTGCGTGACATGCGGTTGCAGGCAGAGCTGTGTGATGCCGGTGGCGGTCTTGGTGATGTAACCCTTTATCTCAACAAGATGCCGATCGTCTTTGAACAGTCACACCGGGGTCTGGTTGCGCTCGAGAAAGGCCGGAAAGGTGACTGCATCAGTTTTGAGCGGGTCGTTACCCTGACTGCCGGTGAGAATCAGATTGAGCTGATGGCGTTTAATCGGGCCAACAGCATTGAGTCTGAACGCAGCCGGATTGTCGTGCGCTATAATGCGCCGGAACCGGCTAAACCAAGGCTGCATCTGCTTACCATTGCGATTAACAGCTATCAGGAAAGGACACTGGGGCTTAAGTACTCGGTCAATGATGCAGATAACGTGGCAAAACTGGTTGCCGAAAAGGCCCAGAAACTCTTTGCCGGAGTTGCTGTCTATCGCCTCTCTGACCAGCAGGTGACCAGACAGGGCTTGGAGCAGGTCTTTGCAGAGATCAGCGTCAAGGTAGAGCGGGGAGATGTGTTTGTGCTCTTTCTGGCCGGTCATGGCCTGACTGATGAGCTTGACGGCATGTACTATTTTCTTCCGGCAGATTTCCGTCTCAATAATGGAGTGTCTCTTGCCCGCCAAGGGATATCAATGCATGATTTCAAACAGTACATCAGTTCGATCAAGGCCACGAGGAGTCTGTTCCTGATCGATACCTGCAGCAGCGGGGCATTCAGTGAAGGGATGGCGGGGCAGACCACCGCTGAACACGCTGCCCTGAACAAGCTGGCTCGCAGTGTTGGCAGGGCGACTTTGGCTGCCAGTTCCCGCGATCAGGTTGCCCTGGAAGGACATCAGGGACACGGAGTCTTCAGCTATACCCTGCTGCAGGGACTGCAGGGGGCAGCGGCCAACAAATCAGGGCGTATTACCATCACCAACCTGGCCCTGTTCGTGGAAGAAACCCTGCCGGAGCTAACCATGAAAAAGTGGGGTTATGAACAGATGCCGCAAAAGGCTCTGATCGGTTCAGACTTTCCAATCGGGATAAAGTGA
- a CDS encoding DUF4384 domain-containing protein produces MTHNYLLTVILFVWCLLIPLQSHAFWSTEPGSLKELAAGVATELKEKSGSAGKKLYLDKANVKDSVSGETSNLSAFLVNELESALSSAGFSFTDFMEQADQVVGASYQRDGDRLRIFIKYCPAKDSSNCKSLAAALEMNRLPKESFSESMDSRLKRLVQKAAGSKSGLKVFISPVVERRNRYASEFSEYVTAKVRSYLVNGQQFEVLEEYPVTRSLSNTRGLAAKAKQVQNLETSAALFSGADAVLEGYYLEGTGRVTVAVTLKNLKGGVLGSADETFERSMIPYSTANQAAGTLAAVADVAGQASQQTVKLNTTKGDRYQVYRVGEKVQFLMQVTKPLYVYLFGINAKNEVSQLYPGPGQQQVPLQAGLIHTVPGDRDSWEIVVEPPFGTDVVKLFAAEKPLPVPAISNKVSARSFSDGTRSLARRDVIQQQLAVQKTINGFDLVDYFKGVAEQQGLTLYEDSLFVQTRPQ; encoded by the coding sequence ATGACACATAATTACTTATTGACAGTTATCCTCTTTGTCTGGTGTTTGCTGATTCCGCTTCAGTCCCATGCCTTCTGGTCCACAGAACCCGGCTCATTGAAGGAGTTGGCAGCCGGTGTGGCAACTGAGTTGAAGGAAAAGTCCGGTTCAGCCGGGAAGAAGCTGTATCTGGATAAGGCCAATGTCAAGGATAGTGTCAGTGGCGAGACGTCAAACCTCTCTGCCTTTCTGGTCAATGAGCTGGAAAGTGCCCTTTCGTCCGCCGGCTTCAGCTTTACTGATTTTATGGAGCAGGCGGATCAGGTGGTGGGAGCCAGTTATCAGCGTGACGGCGACCGTTTGCGAATCTTCATAAAATACTGCCCGGCAAAAGACAGTAGCAACTGCAAGAGCCTTGCTGCGGCATTGGAAATGAACAGGCTTCCCAAAGAAAGTTTCAGTGAGTCGATGGACAGCAGATTGAAACGGCTGGTGCAGAAGGCGGCTGGTAGCAAGAGTGGTCTGAAGGTTTTTATCAGCCCGGTTGTTGAGCGCAGGAACCGTTATGCAAGTGAGTTTTCCGAATATGTGACAGCCAAGGTCCGAAGCTACCTGGTCAACGGCCAGCAGTTTGAGGTGCTGGAGGAATATCCGGTCACCCGCTCTCTCTCAAATACCCGCGGCTTGGCAGCCAAGGCGAAACAGGTACAGAATCTGGAAACCAGCGCAGCCCTGTTCAGCGGTGCTGACGCAGTGCTGGAGGGATACTATCTTGAGGGTACCGGCAGGGTTACTGTTGCCGTTACCCTCAAAAATCTGAAGGGTGGGGTGCTGGGGAGCGCCGACGAAACCTTTGAACGGAGCATGATCCCTTACAGTACGGCCAACCAGGCCGCCGGTACGTTGGCTGCCGTGGCGGATGTAGCTGGCCAGGCCAGCCAGCAGACGGTAAAATTAAATACCACCAAGGGGGATCGCTATCAGGTCTATCGGGTTGGTGAAAAGGTACAGTTTCTGATGCAGGTCACCAAACCGTTGTATGTCTACCTGTTCGGTATCAACGCCAAAAATGAAGTCAGCCAGCTCTATCCTGGGCCAGGACAGCAACAGGTGCCCCTGCAGGCCGGTCTGATTCATACTGTTCCAGGTGATAGGGATAGCTGGGAGATTGTGGTGGAACCCCCCTTTGGCACAGATGTAGTCAAACTGTTTGCTGCTGAGAAGCCTCTGCCGGTACCGGCTATTTCCAACAAAGTGTCAGCCAGAAGCTTTAGTGATGGTACCCGCTCACTGGCGCGCCGGGATGTCATCCAGCAGCAGCTGGCGGTACAAAAGACCATCAATGGGTTTGATCTGGTGGATTATTTCAAGGGGGTGGCTGAACAGCAGGGGCTGACACTGTATGAAGACAGCCTGTTTGTGCAGACCAGACCGCAGTAG
- a CDS encoding phosphoglucomutase/phosphomannomutase family protein encodes MAHITFGTSGWRGILCEDFTFENVKIVTQAIADYLKESGEAANGVIVGCDTRFMGKRFTEEAAAVLAGAGIKALLCSRDVPTPVIAFEILRRGAAGGINFTASHNPPEYNGIKFSPSWGGPALPETTRQIERRANEMMGDFCYSELSLEEAKRRNLLEVIDPHCAYLAALEQKVDFDALKTIGKLGLNPLYGTARGYLDAPLKALGIPYAIINDHLDPYFGGQPPEPSEAHIPDFISLVKNDPTIRLGLATDGDADRFGILDADGTYIEPNYIIALLLDYLIRVRKLSGGVARSVATSHFVDAVAKKHGVPVYETPVGFKYIGELIAQDKIVIGGEESAGLTIKGHVPEKDGILACFLVAEMVAREGKTVRELLERMYADVGRFVTRRDNLKLSPELEAAYPAKVAAVPKEIAGAAVTDVSTLDGVKLVLSDGSWMLFRKSGTEPVVRLYGEASSEARLSEVMAAGRSFILG; translated from the coding sequence ATGGCTCACATCACATTCGGCACTTCCGGGTGGCGGGGAATCTTGTGCGAAGATTTTACCTTTGAGAATGTCAAGATTGTAACTCAGGCCATTGCCGATTACCTGAAGGAATCTGGCGAAGCTGCGAACGGTGTGATTGTCGGCTGTGATACCCGCTTTATGGGCAAACGATTCACGGAAGAAGCCGCTGCGGTGCTGGCAGGTGCCGGGATCAAGGCGCTGCTGTGCAGCCGGGATGTCCCTACTCCGGTGATTGCATTTGAAATCCTGCGGCGTGGTGCTGCAGGCGGGATTAACTTTACGGCCAGCCATAATCCACCTGAATATAATGGTATTAAATTTTCTCCTTCCTGGGGAGGGCCGGCCCTGCCTGAGACCACCAGGCAGATTGAACGACGTGCCAATGAGATGATGGGGGACTTCTGCTACAGCGAGCTATCCCTCGAAGAGGCAAAACGGCGTAACCTGTTAGAGGTGATAGATCCCCATTGCGCTTATCTTGCCGCACTTGAGCAGAAGGTTGATTTTGACGCCCTCAAGACCATCGGCAAGCTGGGATTGAACCCGCTCTATGGCACGGCCCGCGGCTATCTGGATGCGCCGCTCAAGGCCCTTGGCATCCCTTATGCCATTATCAATGACCATCTTGATCCGTATTTTGGCGGGCAACCACCGGAGCCGTCCGAGGCACATATCCCTGACTTTATCTCGCTGGTGAAGAATGATCCCACCATCCGTCTGGGACTGGCCACTGACGGGGATGCTGATCGTTTCGGTATTCTGGATGCTGACGGCACTTACATTGAGCCTAACTATATTATTGCCCTGCTGCTGGACTATCTGATCCGTGTCCGCAAGCTTTCCGGCGGTGTGGCCCGCAGTGTGGCAACTTCTCATTTTGTTGATGCAGTGGCAAAAAAACATGGTGTGCCCGTTTATGAGACACCGGTTGGCTTTAAATATATCGGCGAATTGATTGCCCAGGACAAGATTGTAATTGGTGGTGAAGAAAGCGCCGGACTCACCATAAAAGGGCATGTACCTGAGAAAGATGGTATTCTGGCCTGCTTCCTGGTGGCTGAGATGGTGGCCCGTGAGGGCAAGACGGTACGGGAATTGCTTGAGCGGATGTATGCTGATGTTGGCCGGTTTGTCACCCGCCGTGATAACCTGAAGCTCTCGCCGGAACTGGAGGCTGCCTATCCCGCTAAGGTGGCAGCAGTACCCAAAGAGATTGCCGGCGCTGCAGTAACAGATGTCAGTACCCTCGATGGGGTCAAGTTGGTCCTGTCGGATGGTTCCTGGATGCTGTTCCGTAAATCCGGTACTGAGCCGGTGGTACGGCTCTATGGCGAGGCCTCTTCCGAGGCGCGTCTGTCAGAGGTGATGGCAGCCGGCCGCAGTTTTATTCTTGGCTGA
- the lpdA gene encoding dihydrolipoyl dehydrogenase — MSEQFDLIVIGSGPGGYVAAIRASQLGMKVAVVEKRATLGGVCLNEGCIPSKALLDSSEHFALARDKFALHGIEIDPPRLNLTAMLARKDELVKKLTDGVAYLFKKNKITLLSGSASLRGLDETGLQQVAVEQAFHLNFPNGDQQPVEVPQLLRAPKVLLATGSEPLPLPGIPFDGELVVSAREALAFDQVPDHLIVAGGGYIGLELGSVWRRLGARVTVMEALQGIVPSCDRQVADYLQRALKKQGVEFRLNTRVTGLRRLGNKAMIQYGSGLESGELDCDRLLVAIGRRPLLAGLGAEEVGIVCDQTGRIQVDENYQTTCAGIYAIGDLVPGPMLAHKASEEGVVCVERMQGKAAVVEYDYLPGVVYTWPEAASVGMTEEQLKENSVSYKSGKFNFLGNGRARAMDETEGFVKVLAHAETDRLLGVHIVGPRASDMIAEAVTAMSFMGTARDLGMQFHAHPTLSEALKEAALDIHKEAIHG, encoded by the coding sequence ATGTCTGAACAGTTTGATCTGATAGTGATAGGTTCCGGCCCCGGTGGGTATGTGGCAGCCATTCGAGCCAGCCAGCTGGGTATGAAGGTGGCGGTGGTGGAAAAACGGGCCACGCTGGGTGGTGTCTGCTTGAATGAAGGCTGTATCCCCAGCAAGGCCTTGCTTGATTCCAGTGAACATTTTGCCTTGGCTCGGGACAAGTTTGCCCTGCATGGAATCGAGATTGATCCGCCACGCCTGAACCTGACTGCCATGTTGGCCCGCAAGGATGAGCTGGTTAAGAAGCTGACCGACGGTGTGGCCTATCTGTTCAAGAAAAACAAGATTACCCTGCTGAGCGGCAGCGCCAGTCTGAGAGGATTGGATGAGACAGGTCTGCAGCAGGTGGCGGTGGAACAGGCCTTTCATTTGAACTTCCCCAATGGCGATCAGCAACCGGTGGAAGTCCCGCAGTTGTTGCGGGCCCCCAAGGTGTTGCTGGCAACCGGTAGCGAGCCGCTTCCGCTTCCTGGTATCCCTTTTGATGGTGAGCTGGTGGTCTCTGCCCGGGAGGCGCTTGCCTTTGATCAGGTGCCGGATCATTTGATCGTGGCAGGTGGCGGCTATATCGGGCTTGAGCTCGGTTCTGTCTGGCGTCGGCTGGGGGCGAGGGTTACCGTGATGGAGGCCTTGCAAGGCATTGTGCCTTCCTGTGATCGCCAAGTGGCTGACTATCTGCAGCGCGCATTGAAGAAACAGGGGGTCGAGTTCCGGCTGAATACCAGGGTGACCGGGTTGCGCCGCCTGGGGAACAAGGCGATGATTCAGTACGGATCAGGTTTGGAGAGTGGTGAGCTTGATTGTGACCGCCTGCTGGTGGCCATCGGCCGTAGACCGCTGCTTGCAGGCCTGGGAGCTGAAGAGGTGGGGATTGTCTGTGATCAAACCGGCAGGATACAGGTGGATGAGAACTATCAAACCACCTGTGCAGGTATCTATGCCATTGGAGACCTTGTCCCCGGTCCTATGCTGGCGCATAAAGCCTCTGAGGAAGGGGTGGTCTGTGTTGAACGGATGCAGGGCAAGGCAGCCGTTGTTGAGTACGACTATCTGCCCGGCGTGGTCTATACCTGGCCGGAAGCGGCCTCCGTGGGCATGACCGAGGAGCAGTTGAAGGAAAACTCGGTTTCATATAAATCGGGTAAGTTCAATTTCCTTGGTAATGGGCGTGCGCGGGCTATGGATGAAACAGAGGGATTTGTCAAGGTATTGGCGCACGCAGAAACTGACCGGCTGCTGGGAGTGCATATCGTCGGTCCCCGTGCCTCTGACATGATCGCCGAAGCGGTAACGGCCATGAGTTTTATGGGTACTGCCCGGGATCTGGGAATGCAGTTCCATGCCCATCCAACCCTGAGTGAGGCGTTGAAAGAAGCTGCACTGGATATTCACAAGGAGGCGATCCATGGCTAA